Proteins encoded within one genomic window of Mycolicibacterium aubagnense:
- a CDS encoding helix-turn-helix transcriptional regulator: MVAEPFPQRSAPPLTPELVGRGEQLSKLMSAISDTPRGHTVVVSGAAGSGKSALLEVACRHARSVGFRVLSIAGTPGESNTPFAGVHQLIHALGCWGGEAQQYQRVIEAALQSPSGEQLHTVRVAMALLGLLDAVEKRQSVLVCIDDGQWLDAPSRTAMMFAARRSAGRSLTVVLAIPSTAAKVLSGDGRSVEIELRPLERDDAAELLERQSYVPRGLRREQVLTAAAGNPAAVIAFAETAAADDLTAGPAAEPLALPAPSLGIFSRRLARLPATTRAALLVLAAASEQDLRHLMPAALADAQTLAPAEIAGIVRVESSRVRFLDPLMRSAAYHRAPSAARSAAHLQLAEALVALPHRQVWHRAQAALTPDDALAAQLADTCDEVLRRDGYLAAATVMHRAAMLTSDIGEHARRLVRAAPLARNAGDPNWSAELSRRALNGVDDLISQVRAHTELGSARCWDANNQQVLDMLLKAAGLAVDIAPAVAWESLRVAATVTFIADDAAGRCGVARLLRQLEDAEPPTSASARADRLWILTATDPHRAHLKLPDLIGLAGQVGDSVGLTAVGASAWLAGEPDLAVRCLRDAHTGVLAPRFGGLASTALSWAFVDSGRWDEAVESATAMSSSAAVADVPVVARIADLVMATVAARRGHTATGRERLKSAAELADFRDRPVLAAWMHHVAGSIALAENQNTTAYAELSELFDGSGLPLHPCASYLALADYAEAAVLTGRIDQAREQLTRILGHLPRSVSPRLAQLVAHADAVLNPDTAGARYFEALSDPAGSRWPFERARLRISYAGWLRRHRRRRDCQYQLAAALTVMQDLGAAPWVDLCTRELRAAGVRPRSSSVQTGALSSQEHNVVYLVSQGYTNPQIAAILNLSVRTVSNHLYRSFPKLGVTSRHQIHDVARPASWTIDPPALT, translated from the coding sequence GTCCGGCAAATCCGCACTGCTCGAGGTGGCCTGCCGCCATGCCCGGTCGGTTGGTTTCCGGGTGCTGTCCATCGCCGGCACCCCGGGCGAATCAAATACCCCGTTCGCCGGCGTGCACCAACTCATCCACGCGCTCGGCTGCTGGGGTGGTGAGGCCCAGCAGTACCAGCGCGTCATCGAAGCCGCCCTGCAATCGCCGAGCGGGGAGCAACTCCACACCGTTCGGGTCGCCATGGCCCTGCTCGGGCTTCTCGACGCCGTCGAGAAGCGGCAATCGGTGCTGGTCTGCATCGACGACGGGCAATGGCTCGACGCACCGTCGCGCACCGCGATGATGTTCGCCGCCCGCCGCAGCGCAGGCCGGTCGTTGACCGTCGTCCTGGCGATCCCGTCCACGGCCGCAAAAGTGCTCAGCGGTGACGGCCGCTCTGTCGAGATCGAATTGCGGCCACTGGAGCGCGACGATGCTGCCGAGCTGCTCGAGCGGCAGTCCTACGTGCCGCGCGGACTGCGACGCGAGCAGGTCCTGACCGCGGCCGCGGGCAACCCGGCGGCCGTCATCGCCTTCGCCGAGACGGCCGCGGCCGATGACCTCACGGCGGGGCCGGCCGCCGAACCGTTGGCGCTGCCCGCGCCCAGCCTCGGCATCTTCAGTCGCCGCCTCGCGCGGTTACCCGCGACGACCCGAGCCGCGCTGCTCGTGCTCGCGGCGGCCTCAGAACAAGATCTGCGGCACCTGATGCCCGCGGCGCTCGCCGATGCGCAGACCCTCGCGCCGGCCGAGATCGCCGGGATCGTCCGGGTGGAATCGAGCAGGGTGCGGTTCCTGGACCCGCTGATGCGGTCGGCGGCCTATCACCGGGCACCGTCGGCGGCGCGCTCGGCGGCGCACCTTCAGCTGGCCGAGGCCCTGGTGGCCCTACCGCACCGACAGGTGTGGCATCGCGCGCAAGCCGCGCTCACGCCCGATGACGCGCTGGCCGCGCAGTTGGCCGATACCTGCGACGAGGTGCTGCGCCGGGACGGCTATCTGGCGGCCGCGACCGTCATGCACCGTGCGGCGATGCTGACCAGCGATATCGGCGAGCATGCCCGGCGCCTGGTGCGGGCGGCGCCCCTGGCGCGCAACGCCGGTGATCCCAACTGGTCCGCGGAGCTGAGCCGGCGTGCCCTGAACGGTGTCGACGACCTCATATCTCAGGTACGCGCCCACACCGAGTTGGGGTCGGCACGGTGCTGGGACGCCAACAACCAGCAGGTTCTGGACATGTTGCTCAAGGCGGCCGGCCTGGCGGTCGACATCGCCCCCGCGGTCGCCTGGGAGTCGCTTCGGGTCGCCGCGACCGTCACTTTCATCGCCGACGACGCCGCGGGGCGGTGTGGTGTCGCACGCCTGCTGAGGCAGCTGGAGGACGCGGAGCCGCCCACCTCGGCGTCTGCGCGCGCCGACCGCCTCTGGATCCTGACCGCCACCGACCCGCACCGGGCACATCTGAAGTTGCCGGACCTCATCGGGCTGGCCGGTCAGGTCGGCGACTCCGTCGGGCTCACCGCGGTCGGTGCGTCGGCCTGGCTGGCCGGGGAACCGGACCTGGCGGTGCGCTGCCTGCGCGACGCACACACCGGAGTGCTCGCGCCGCGCTTCGGCGGTTTGGCCTCAACAGCGCTGTCCTGGGCTTTCGTCGACTCGGGCCGCTGGGATGAGGCCGTCGAGTCGGCGACCGCGATGAGCTCTTCGGCGGCGGTCGCCGACGTGCCGGTGGTCGCCCGGATCGCAGACCTGGTGATGGCCACGGTGGCTGCCCGGCGCGGGCACACCGCCACGGGCCGTGAGCGCCTGAAGTCGGCCGCCGAGTTGGCCGATTTCCGGGACCGGCCCGTGTTGGCGGCGTGGATGCACCACGTCGCGGGTTCGATCGCGCTGGCCGAGAACCAGAACACCACCGCCTACGCCGAATTGTCGGAGCTGTTCGACGGATCCGGATTGCCGCTGCATCCATGCGCGTCGTATCTGGCGCTGGCGGATTACGCCGAGGCCGCCGTGTTGACGGGCCGAATCGATCAGGCGCGCGAACAACTGACCCGGATTCTGGGTCACCTGCCCAGATCCGTGTCACCGCGGTTGGCTCAGCTGGTCGCTCATGCGGACGCCGTACTCAATCCCGATACCGCGGGTGCGCGCTATTTCGAGGCGCTGTCCGATCCGGCCGGTAGCCGTTGGCCGTTCGAGCGGGCGCGGCTGCGCATCAGCTATGCCGGATGGCTGCGCAGGCACCGTCGGCGCCGGGACTGCCAGTATCAGCTGGCCGCGGCGCTGACCGTCATGCAGGACCTCGGCGCGGCACCGTGGGTCGATCTGTGCACCCGTGAACTGCGGGCGGCCGGGGTGCGTCCGCGTTCGTCATCGGTGCAGACCGGCGCGTTGAGCTCGCAGGAACACAACGTGGTCTACCTCGTCAGCCAGGGGTACACCAATCCGCAGATCGCCGCCATCTTGAATCTGTCGGTGCGGACCGTGTCCAACCATCTGTATCGCTCGTTCCCCAAGCTCGGCGTCACCAGCCGTCATCAGATTCATGACGTGGCGCGCCCAGCGAGCTGGACGATCGATCCTCCCGCGCTCACCTGA